One region of Drosophila subobscura isolate 14011-0131.10 chromosome J, UCBerk_Dsub_1.0, whole genome shotgun sequence genomic DNA includes:
- the LOC117893110 gene encoding laminin subunit gamma-1, with the protein MKRSRWSCGSSSTARLLLAGVLLSCCTPQALGAQRTTINSAGHELRATTFMPALECYDPYGRPQKCLPEFINAAYQLQFESTNTCGEQSDTHFCIQNPNHKNCEFCRYEDHNPSFLTDLHDPQNPSWWQSETMFEGIQHPNYVNLTLHLRKSYDITYVRILFRSPRPESFTIYKRTSETGAWIPYQYYSATCRDTYYLPDSRAIRKGEGEAHALCTSEYSDISPLRDGEIAFSTLEGRPSGINFERSLELQDWVTATDIRITLDRLNTFGDELFGDPQVLKSYFYAISDIAVGARCKCNGHASKCVASTGMHGERTLVCECRHNTDGPDCDRCLPLYNDVKWKRATSSEVNECKACNCNGLADKCFFDAHLFNQTGHGGHCLDCRENRDGANCERCKENFYMREDGYCVNCGCDSVGSRSLQCNSQGKCQCKPGVTGDKCDRCDNNYYQFGPHGCQPCGCDGRGSHENTPACDAESGICFCKENVEGRRCNECKPGFFNLDKINRFGCTPCFCYGHTSECQTAPGYSIVSVASNFNKFKERWTAIDLNRREVDIKYNQYSRSIGTTAQGNEFVYFQAPDRFLGDQRASYNRDLKFKLQLVGQVGPSTSANDVILEGAGSKISLPIFAQGNGIPDQNVKEYTFRLHEHHDYQWQPSQSARGFLSILSNLTAIKIRATYSVQGEAILDDVELHTAHRGAAGQPATWIEQCTCPEGYLGQFCESCAPGYRHSPARGGPFMPCIPCDCHGHADICDSETGRCICQHNTYGDNCDQCAKGFYGIALGGTPYDCKRCPCPNDGACLQINGDTVICTECPVGYFGSRCEQCSDGFFGDPTGLLGSVQTCTGCDCNGNVDPNAVGNCNRTTGECLKCIHNTAGEHCDQCLPGHFGDPLSLPHGKCDRCSCYDAGTEQDEQSISRCDQVTGQCQCKPNVIGRDCGECQPGYFNIRSGNGCENCLCDPVGSFNSTCDRYSGQCHCKPGVVGLRCDQCANYFYGFSSEGCKPCECDESGSKGFQCDQSGQCPCNDNVEGRRCDRCKENKYDRHRGCIDCPDCYNLVQDAANLHRAKLANLSSTLDEIARTPVTNDEEFEAKLRAVQEKVALLSQDARDNVGEGGQTYAEVIDDLHKRLDSVREHLQSADKLQEDANVEIDKARKNYTILDGITENAKRELQQALDLLNDEGTQALAKAKDKSVEFGQQSQQISDISREARALADKLESEAQFDLKNAKDAMDAVEKAHLLAKNAIDLQQKISVELRSEVRLELDQVKQSLGAVAQTSKQALRKANEVYDTALTLFNDVNRQTQPDIDINQLKQDAVEANERADMLLKQINELSNSNGEVFADFDEERTLAEVLLERADKQKQDDIELLERAKAAHDKATKAVEQGDNTLKEANNTYNTLAGFQSDVQRSSESAAQALQTVPNIEQEIQNAESLISQAGEALDGANKNANEAKKNAQEAQNKYAEQASKDAELIRRKANETKVAARNLRDEADQLNHRVKLTEMDIFKLEESSTKDDNLVDDAKRKVGQAKADTQEAQKQIEKANAELTAIKDELENLKDINTADLDKLENRLTIVEGEINRVNLTGRIEKYREQRTIQKNLIDKYGSELKELMKEVDNIGQISKALPNKCFSRNRLEP; encoded by the exons CGGACACGAGCTGCGTGCGACGACTTTTATGCCGGCACTGGAGTGCTACGATCCCTACGGCAGACCGCAG AAATGCCTGCCCGAGTTCATCAATGCCGCATACCAACTGCAATTCGAATCCACCAACACCTGCGGCGAGCAGAGCgacacacatttttgcatacagAATCCGAATCACAAGAATTGCGAATTTTGCAG ATACGAAGATCACAATCCCTCATTTCTGACGGACTTGCATGATCCACAGAATCCATCCTGGTGGCAATCGGAGACCATGTTTGAGGGCATACAGCATCCCAATTATGTGAATCTGACGCTGCATTTAA GAAAATCCTATGACATCACCTATGTGCGCATTCTGTTCCGCTCTCCGCGGCCCGAATCCTTCACCATCTACAAGCGCACCTCGGAGACTGGTGCCTGGATTCCCTACCAGTACTACAGTGCCACGTGCCGGGACACCTACTACCTGCCCGACTCCCGGGCCATACGcaagggcgagggcgaggctCATGCACTCTGCACCAGCGAGTACAGTGACATCTCCCCCCTCCGCGACGGCGAGATTGCCTTCTCCACGCTCGAGGGTCGTCCCAGTGGCATCAACTTTGAGCGCAGCTTGGAGCTGCAGGACTGGGTCACAGCCACCGACATTCGCATCACGCTGGATCGTCTCAACACTTTCGGCGATGAGTTGTTCGGCGATCCGCAGGTGCTCAAGTCCTACTTCTATGCCATCAGTGACATTGCCGTGGGCGCACGTTGCAAGTGCAACGGTCACGCCAGCAAGTGTGTGGCCAGCACGGGCATGCACGGCGAGCGGACGCTGGTCTGCGAGTGTCGGCACAACACCGATGGACCCGACTGCGatcgctgcctgccgctgtaCAATGACGTCAAGTGGAAGAGGGCCACCTCATCGGAAGTTAACGAGTGCAAAG CTTGCAACTGCAATGGACTGGCGGACAAGTGCTTCTTCGATGCTCATCTCTTCAATCAGACGGGCCATGGCGGCCACTGCCTGGACTGTCGCGAGAATCGCGATGGTGCCAACTGTGAGCGCTGCAAGGAGAACTTTTACATGCGCGAGGATGGCTACTGTGTCAACTGTGGCTGCGACTCCGTTGGCTCCCGTTCGCTGCAGTGCAACAGCCAGGGCAAGTGCCAGTGCAAACCCGGAGTCACGGGCGACAAGTGCGATCGCTGCGACAACAACTACTACCAGTTCGGACCGCATGGCTGCCAGCCGTGTGGCTGTGATGGCCGTGGCTCCCATGAGAACACACCCGCCTGCGATGCGGAGAGTGGCATTTGTTTCTGCAAGGAGAATGTCGAGGGCAGGCGTTGCAATGA GTGCAAACCTGGCTTCTTCAATCTGGACAAAATCAATCGTTTCGGCTGCACGCCTTGCTTCTGCTATGGCCACACCTCCGAGTGCCAGACTGCGCCCGGCTACTCCATCGTCTCTGTGGCCTCCAATTTCAACAAGTTCAAGGAACGCTGGACAGCCATCGATCTGAATCGCCGCGAGGTGGACATCAAGTACAATCAGTACAGTCGCAGCATCGGCACCACGGCCCAGGGCAATGAATTCGTCTACTTCCAGGCGCCCGATCGCTTCCTGGGCGATCAACGCGCCTCCTACAATCGCGACCTCAAgttcaagctgcagctggtgggtCAGGTGGGGCCGAGTACCAGCGCCAATGATGTCATCCTAGAGGGTGCCGGCAGCAAGATTTCGCTGCCCATTTTCGCGCAGGGCAATGGCATACCCGACCAGAATGTCAAGGAGTACACGTTCCGGCTGCACGAGCATCACGACTACCAGTGGCAGCCGAGTCAGTCGGCACGCGGCTTCCTCTCCATCCTGTCCAATCTGACGGCCATCAAGATCCGCGCCACCTACTCGGTGCAGGGTGAGGCCATACTCGACGATGTGGAGCTGCATACGGCGCATCGTGGTGCTGCTGGACAGCCGGCCACCTGGATCGAGCAGTGCACCTGCCCCGAGGGTTACCTCGGACAATTCTGCGAGTCCTGCGCTCCTGGCTACAGGCACAGTCCGGCCCGCGGTGGACCCTTCATGCCGTGCATCCCCTGCGACTGCCACGGCCACGCGGACATCTGCGACTCGGAGACGGGTCGCTGCATCTGCCAGCACAACACCTACGGCGACAACTGCGACCAGTGCGCCAAGGGCTTCTACGGCATCGCCCTCGGCGGCACGCCCTACGACTGCAagcgctgcccctgccccaacGATGGCGCCTGCCTGCAGATCAACGGCGACACCGTCATCTGCACAGAGTGTCCCGTGGGCTACTTTGGCTCCCGCTGCGAGCAGTGCAGCGATGGCTTCTTCGGCGACCCAACCGGCCTGCTGGGCAGCGTGCAGACCTGCACGGGCTGCGactgcaacggcaacgtgGATCCCAATGCGGTGGGCAACTGCAACCGCACCACCGGCGAGTGCCTCAAGTGCATACACAATACGGCGGGTGAGCACTGCGACCAGTGTCTGCCCGGACACTTTGGCGATCCGCTGTCCCTGCCCCACGGCAAGTGCGaccgctgcagctgctacGACGCCGGCACGGAACAGGACGAGCAGAGCATTTCCCGCTGCGATCAGGTCACGGGACAGTGCCAGTGCAAGCCCAATGTGATCGGACGCGACTGTGGCGAGTGCCAGCCGGGCTACTTCAACATAAGATCCGGCAATGGATGCGAGAACTGCCTGTGCGATCCCGTGGGCAGCTTCAACTCCACCTGCGATCGCTACTCGGGCCAGTGCCACTGCAAGCCGGGCGTTGTGGGTCTGCGCTGCGATCAGTGCGCCAATTACTTCTACGGCTTCTCCTCGGAGGGCTGCAAGCCGTGCGAGTGCGACGAGAGCGGCTCCAAGGGCTTCCAGTGCGACCAGAGCGGACAGTGTCCGTGCAACGACAATGTAGAGGGACGCCGCTGCGATCGGTGCAAGGAGAACAAGTACGATCGCCATCGCGGCTGCATCGACTGTCCGGACTGCTACAACCTCGTGCAAGATGCCGCCAACCTGCATCGCGCCAAGCTGGCCAATCTCAGCTCCACCCTGGACGAGATTGCACGCACCCCGGTGACCAATGACGAGGAGTTCGAGGCCAAGCTGCGTGCCGTGCAGGAGAAGGTGGCTCTGCTCTCGCAGGACGCTCGCGACAATGTCGGCGAGGGCGGGCAGACCTATGCCGAGGTCATTGACGATCTGCACAAGCGGCTGGACAGCGTGCGGGAGCATCTGCAGAGCGCAgacaagctgcaggaggatGCCAACGTGGAGATAGACAAGGCCCGCAAAAACTACACCATTCTGGATGGTATTACGGAGAATGCAAAGCGGGAACTGCAGCAGGCGCTCGATCTGCTGAACGATGAGGGCACCCAGGCATTGGCCAAGGCCAAGGACAAGTCCGTGGAGTTTGGCCAGCAATCGCAGCAAATATCGGACATATCGCGCGAGGCTCGTGCCCTCGCCGACAAACTGGAGTCGGAGGCGCAATTCGATCTGAAGAACGCCAAGGATGCCATGGATGCCGTGGAGAAGGCTcaccttttggccaagaatgCCATCGATCTGCAGCAAAAGATCAGCGTGGAGCTGCGCTCCGAAGTGCGCCTCGAACTGGACCAGGTGAAGCAGTCGCTGGGCGCCGTCGCTCAAACCTCCAAGCAGGCACTGCGCAAGGCCAACGAGGTCTACGACACGGCCCTCACACTCTTCAACGACGTGAACCGACAGACCCAGCCGGACATTGACATCAATCAGCTGAAACAGGATGCTGTGGAGGCCAACGAACGCGCCGACATGCTGCTCAAGCAGATCAACGAGCTGTCCAACAGCAACGGCGAGGTCTTTGCCGATTTTGATGAGGAGCGCACCCTGGcggaggtgctgctggagcg CGCTGACAAGCAAAAACAGGACGACATTGAGCTGCTGGAACGAGCCAAGGCCGCTCACGACAAGGCCACCAAGGCTGTAGAGCAGGGCGACAACACACTGAAGGAGGCGAACAACACTTACAACACGCTCGCTGGCTTCCAGTCGGACGTTCAGCGCTCATCCGAAAGTGCTGCGCAGGCGCTGCAAACAGTGCCAAACATCGAGCAGGAGATACAGAACGCCGAGAGCCTGATCAGTCAGGCGGGTGAGGCCCTGGATGGAGCCAACAAGAATGCCAACGAGGCCAAGAAGAACGCACAGGAGGCGCAGAATAAATATGCCGAGCAGGCCTCAAAG GATGCCGAGCTGATACGCCGCAAGGCCAACGAGACGAAGGTGGCTGCCAGGAACTTGCGCGATGAGGCCGATCAGCTGAACCATCGCGTTAAGCTCACCGAAATGGACATCTTCAAGCTGGAGGAGAGCTCCACCAAAGACGACAATCTGGTGGATGATGCCAAGCGAAAGGTGGGCCAGGCCAAGGCCGATACACAGGAGGCGCAGAAGCAGATCGAGAAGGCCAATGCTGAGCTGACAGCCATCAAGGATGAGTTGGAGAACCTAAAGGACATTAATACAGCGGATTTGGATAAGTTGG AAAATCGTTTAACCATTGTCGAGGGTGAAATCAATCGCGTGAATCTGACGGGACGCATTGAAAAGTATCGGGAGCAGCGCACCATACAGAAGAATCTGATTGACAAGTACGGCTCCGAGCTGAAGGAGCTGATGAAGGAGGTCGATAATATTGGACAAATATCGAAGGCACTGCCCAACAAGTGCTTTAGTCGCAATCGCTTGGAGCCATAG